CACCCTGCGCTCGCCAGGACGCCATTCGCCTCCGTGCTGTCGATTTGTCCGTTTTAGACATTTTGCGCTGGTTTTTATAGGTGCAAACGACAACAATTACGTATTTCGGACCATCTTTAAAAAAATATGCCCGAAACGGATTGGTTCCCACCTGAACACGAAATTCCCAGAGATCAGTATCCTTGACTGGCTCAACCTCACCAGCACGCTCGCGCCCATTCTCATATCGAGTAAATAGATCATGAAGCGCCGCCTGCCCGGCCTCAGGGAGGCTGAGGAACTCATCCCGAGCCACGCGCTTACCCATTGCCGAGTGATAAAATCGAACTCGACGAATCCTGGGACGCTCGGACATCCGGGGCGACTCCCTTCGGGCGGTCCAGCGCAAGGCTCGCGGCACCTGGAACTCGACCGCACGGCTGAGTCCATCTTATACGGCCGATCATCGCAAGTCACTCCACATTGACTCGCGCAAAAGATCGACTACGTCGGCCGAGTGCCGCCGTTGCTACGCTTGGAATCCACCCGCTAGAGACGGAAGTAATTCGCGAAGCGGTTCAAAATCACACTACCGTCGCATATCGGATCTATCAAGTGCGACGACAACTTCGGCAAATAGGCGAGCAAAACGGCGATGCCTAGTACGGCAGCCGCCATTCGCGAGGTGACCTCGGACCCGCAGAAACGAGGACGGCCACCACATGATCGGCCAGATTCGAACTTCCCGAATCTGCCCTCTGACCTGCAACTTGCTGCTGGGTGATACTAGGTTTGAACCAGTAGCCCCTTCCGTACCAAAGAGCACGCATGGGGCAAATCCGGCCTTTTCGGTCGGACCGCTCCAGCTAGAACCGACCCCTGTGATGCTCGGAGTGGCGTGGACTGCCTTCGCAACCACGTCGGCGACCATCTGGTCGAGCGTTTCCGCCTCAACAGGATCTTGCGGTCGGCACCACCTCATACCAGTGGCACCCACCAGATCATGATCCGGATGACTACGCGTGAAGGGACCGTCATTGAGATCCGCACGCACGGCCTGGCCACAGGGCAGGCCCTCCTGCGCAAGCAGGAGGGTCGGGTCCCATTCTGCACCTGGATGATCGTCCCGCACTTGTGGCGGCCCGGTCGTCGATGCAGGTGCAGCACGTCCTGCGTCGATAGGAGTGCATCACGGACTGTGCGTGGCGGGTGCAACCGGACTGGCGAATCCGAGGTAGGCGCGCGCCGAGGCTTGGCTTTGCATCGCCATTACCATGAGCGCCAGGTCGGCGAGATTCGTGTCGTCGGTCAGGCCTCGGCCGGGCATGAAGTCCGCCAGCGCGAGCAGCACCGTGTCCACGCGCTCGGTTGAGGCGATCGCACGTTGCGATATCGACGCGGCCCGGCCGGCCATGCCGGATCGATTGAGGACCACCTGGGCATAATTGGCCAGCCAGACCAGACAGATGCGCCGGGTGAAGAAATCGTCGAACTCACCGGCGGTCTTCCGCGGATCGCCGCCCGGTGGTCTGTTGCCGCGGGCCTCCCGCGAATGTTCCCGAACGTTGTGATCAACGAGGTGCAGGACGGTAAGCAAGCCGACGGCGTCCTGAGCGGCATCCAGCGCATCGTCGAGGGCGCAGGACTGGTTGAGCAGGCCAACCAGGCTTAAGGCGTCGCAGAGACATTCCGTGGCAAGGGTGCCCGTTTCACTGATCCTGGTCAGGGCAGGCGCCGAGATCTCCTGGCCACCGGGCTCCGGCGGCTGCCCTGTGCGGTAGGTGTCCCGCAGCTTGCGCAAGAGCATGTCACGGGCGTCGGCCGGAAGTGCCGCGACAACGACGTGGGCCAGCTCGTGGCCGACGATGAAGGAGTGCTGGATGCCGGAACGGCTCAAAAAATCGGCTTCTGCGGCCGGAGCGGGAAAGGGCGGCAGGCGTTCACGT
This genomic window from Catenuloplanes niger contains:
- a CDS encoding type II toxin-antitoxin system RelE/ParE family toxin — translated: MGKRVARDEFLSLPEAGQAALHDLFTRYENGRERAGEVEPVKDTDLWEFRVQVGTNPFRAYFFKDGPKYVIVVVCTYKNQRKMSKTDKSTARRRMASWRAQGVD